aggtaataccttcgggcgtatattgctccgcattgcggtgctctggTTTGTTGTAAGTTAGCAATATTAAAGAAAACGTTTAAAATCTGTTTAAGGTGGCACATCTTGTGATCCAAGAACACGAAGGAAGAAAACTACCAGCAAGAGAGAAACTTGCAGATATATGTAAGATGTATTCCGAAAACGCCGAAGTTTACGAAGGCAAAGAAGATGTAAAGGTTAATATTTAActctttaaaataacatttattttgcaatagaaagaaagatttaatGAATAGctcacatttcaaaatatgtaaattgGACGGAGTACTATTAATGATCAAAGCGAACACCCTAAAATCTCGAAAATTAGTCGGTTTTAAAACTAAGTTTCAAAAAAATGCCACCAATGTCTCGCAGTGCAAAAAATGTTGCAATGTTAGCCGCGTTTGAAAATAAGCCTCTGAACTTTTGGTTCTAACGgcacatatatatttaaatttaaagacGACTACCGAATAACTGAATACTTCATTACATTATCACCAATACACAGAATCACTCTGAAAACTTCATTGAATTATCATTGaataccaaagaagtataaaatacacagaatcgcaACAGAGATAATCTCGCGTAGTCTCGTATCACCGCGTTAATTGgcgttatcttattgaagcgtttgcTGTCGTGGATCATTCGTGATCAAACCAACAGACGCTTATAAAAGTATTACTGGCGATACGGCCGGCACgtaaaaataaacagaatcgggcccaattttcaaacgaccatagatttctcagacttccattcataaattcattccttccccgtgtagtaaatactaacaacattaaaaacaccattaacattataaacaaacgatacaaatttttatccttctgctttctgtttcatacaccaGTAAAACCACATGATGTCCCCAGTATAAGCCTTTCAACTTGCGGATCTATttgtttttatagctctttgtgaaTACACAGTGACTCAGACTGAATACTCATTGAATTATCACTGAATACACAATATCACATTGAATACTTCATTAAATTATCATATCACTCTAAATGCTTCTATAAATTTGACTGAACATATATGTGAATCTGTTTCGAGAACGATTTTCCTGAAAACTATACGCTGACATTAGTACATTAATGGAGAAAATCTTAGGGTATGATACCTTGATATGAATgcaatgtaatgtaatgtaaaatCATATTTCAGTTGGAATGGAGTAAACTTGCGGGAAATTTTTGGGCAAAGAGGCCAATGACAAAAGAGATGTTAGACTACGCCAGTGCAGACGTAACTGCTCTCATTCCAGAAGTTTATGAAACACAAAACAGGTGGGAACCCTTGCTCTTGTACAACGTCTGTGTCTTGTGCACACGAAAATAAACAGCAAAACTTACAAAGTAATGATGAGTAACGATGAGTAACGTTAAcaacgataacgtgatgttttcaaatatgactATAAATTAGTGTTAGTGCCActtacaaattagctcagaggtaaagcatactgttTATGTTCATCAGATCTTTTGTCGTGTGGGTTCGACATTCAGCTACGAtagttaattttcttttcatttttgcatcAAATAGTTAGATTTCATCATTTTCTCTATGACACAACGACAAAGAAATATCTGAAGCCGATATGACGTATGAGAAATGTTTAGTAtcataacaaagatgatattagttaaatgcatttactgaagcgaataatgaacataatattatgttatatatataaagaaatagttGCAtttacaaaccatcaaagaaaaaaaagaaaattacggGAACAGCACTAAAACAAATAGGAAAACAATAACTAAAAAAATCCTTACGATGATTCGAACTCGTTACGCAAAACGATTTGCTGATTCCCTAtttttatctgcattttacccgactgagctattttgccgTATGCTTATTGGACAACTACTgatatttgcttgtcaagtaatgtacAATATGCAAGAGACGCGTCCTCGCGTTTGCGCGGACCacgaaaagtaaaaagaaaatgtggaTTTCATTGACGAAGGTTTTCATAGTATAACTTGTACATACATGGGAAATGCTACCAATGATTATAGAAAAGATATTTAAAGTGATTAATAGATTTAAAATTCGAATATCGAACTAAAAGTAAGGAACAAAAACCCATCTGAATCAGAGCAACTAACGCGACTTTTAAAGGTTTCAACAAGCCAATTTAttccttaattatttttttttcaacttacatTGCAGGTACATTAGAGAAAATGgtatttttgatttatttgagGAGAGAGTTCAAGAAGAAATTGAGCTCGAGATAGATCCTAATGCTAAGGAACGCCGCAAAGAGAGAACTGCTCACATCCGAATGTGAATACTTGATGAAATggcaaaaaagtacaaaatacgAACAGACTTTGCATCGATTTCGGATGAAGATGAAGTATGTCAAGAATTTTTTATAACAATGTGCTGTAATAATGTGGTCGGctgaaacatattatataaatatcatatggcagcgtgtgtgacatcattgatattgtcaacccagaatgtcacccgagacgaaagccgagtggtgacattctgtttcgatggttgacaatatcaatgtcatatacgttgccatatgatatttattttattataccgaacaaaattttgtacataagaatgtttaaaaatgttttttattcatttaatttaacggtttcatctttagcgcggtaatcgcctgtgtacacattgaatagtgacatCGCtactataatatatattatgtatacaagggaggcaatcatatggctaaaaattgaagcagttaattgcccttatatggcattcaaaatatcagcgcggtcacatgacctgacagtcactttcgcttggtcacgtgtcaaaaaggttgaaaatgtttttgatagtcaaaatatctctttttcgggtaatgggattttatcattgtagacaaaagagaggtataataaagcAAACTATtctgtacataatgtatttgttaAGATCAATGACGATTTAGTGTCATTGATAAGGTAACGCCCGATGAAACCTGAGGTCACTGGTAAGAATCCTATTCAGATAAGGCAGGCATTTTTGGCGGGAATCGAACTCATGAGTGATAAATATGCTAAAGTTTTTCTTCAAAGTCAAATATAAACAGAATATGACTTGTTTTCAGGTTCAGCAAGAATAGAAAGTTAAGCATAGAATAAGGCTTAAGCTTCTAAAGATCACTGGAACTGATTTATTGTTTGTCATTTCACATGTTCCGTCAAGCCTTACGTGGTGTTACTCTTGTTACTTTCACTTCTGAAAATTCACTATTTACATGCATATATGCTTCGCACGATAATATTATTTGCACTGTCCTATAATTTTGGAGCATTGTGGGGTCCAGACTGAGAGTTTGTGCACATGTAAACGATTCAGACTCCCCAGTAGTGTTTTGCAACTGGCTGTTCCAAGGCGGGGACCCACTTTTCCCTTCGTTTGTTTGTGTTTCCTTGTTTTCTTTGGTTCACCACGGATATGTACTTTGGTATAATTACCAGTTATTGACACATCCCGATCTACACTTCGGGTGGGTTTCGTTTTGGCTGTTTGCGGTCTTTTATTCTTTGAACGTGActcttattttaacttttttatcttTGCTCTTGCTCTTAGATgtattacataatttataattttattgaccTTTAAGGCTTAGAAACCAGTTCTTGTTTGTTTGAACAGATAAAGGCACTAAATGATACAAATGTTGAAGAGATGGAGGGCCTTTCTGATGTAATACAAAACTTAAAGCGGCAATCAATGGCAAGTTTTCTGAAGTCCATTGAAGAAAAGCTCAGGACACATGAAACCTTCAACGCAGGTCGTGGTCTTATATTCAAGCTTAACGACATTGAACATCGTGGTTCTGAAAAAATGCAGAAAGAGGCAACTCGAATCAAGCAAGTGGTGAACAAGGTGGTAACTGGTGATGTACAAACGAAGTATAATGCCGACACACCTCTTGAGAACCTATCTGCCCCGGAATATCAAATAATCAGAGGACTTAAACTACTTTCAGAGGATGCCTCGCGTTACCATCCAACTATAATTGCTTTGTACTGGAGAATTGTAGAAAAAGAACTTGGAGACGCTACTGATTCGTTAAAAGCCGATCCAAATTACAACATTAGTATATCGATTTCTAAACTGAGATTTTTCACAAACAACCCTGGTGTTCCAAGAAATGCAAAAAGATTAGCACACGAATTGCTGGAAAAACAAGAATCTACCATACTGCAGAGAATTCCACATAGATATACAAGAAATACTAAAACAGAAGAGCTGACGGATTCCGAAAGGATGGTTCTAGGAGGACTGAGACTCACGTCAGGCAGTTACCACCCGGTCGTAGCGGCTTTGCACTGGAAGATTGCATTACAGAAGTTGGATAAGGATCTAAAAGATTATCGAGCCGGAAATCTTCGTGTGAACGATGGACTTCGAAGGAAGCTAGACTTCTACATAAAGAATGTATCAGTTCCTAGTGATGTAAGGCAGAGAGCTAAGGAATTTCTCCAGGTTTTACCGCAATCAAATAGGGGCGGTGGAAGACGATATTGAATGTTgagctttaaacttaaaaagaaaaccaGACGTTTCATTATAACAAGAGTATGTTCATGAACCTTATAGTGTAATGTATGATTACCtttatatatatgataaatgtatttgttgcaaaatgattatatataatgCTAGTTATatcttttttgcttttatttttgtcTGATATTTGCATGTTTGCTTGTGATATATTTGTCAATTTTCATGTCATTTACTCTATCTTATatccaaaaatattgcaattGATACCAAGAGTTTTTCATAAAGAAGTTCCAATTAGTTGCTCTTGCCTCTCAcgttcaatatatatatttttactactttttttcttttatacaatTTGAAAGCCTGTAATACAtaggaagtaaagaaaatgaatatagtAAAAAGACTTCCGTTTATTTTTATGCCTTCCCTTTTTTTATGAATTAGATTATCGCTTGATTCAACGAAGCACATGTTAATATGCacttattttaatgaaactacttttaatgatttattttcttaattttaacaaaacacaTATCTAGAGCATCTGAATTTGTTCCGATAAAAGGAAAGACTTCACTGTGAACTCGATAGTAATGCGAACTATGTTTTATTGATGCTTATAAAATTAGAGATAAAGAATAGAGTTAATTtttaatatgtataaaaagtGCACTATATgcagtattttgaaatatttctgtaaaataaaatgaacgTTTCCCCTATACGTCATGTATTAATGATTTGTGAAATAAAACTTAAAGGGATGAATCAATTT
This Mercenaria mercenaria strain notata chromosome 17, MADL_Memer_1, whole genome shotgun sequence DNA region includes the following protein-coding sequences:
- the LOC123535732 gene encoding uncharacterized protein LOC123535732 isoform X2 encodes the protein MMASSTPTLYTPSNKQECQAAVRKLSRETVISLDAEGVQLGKDGPLTLLQIGTLDGTVYLFDVMINEKKQDKKFFTETGLNAILTSTKIIKVAHLVIQEHEGRKLPAREKLADICKMYSENAEVYEGKEDVKLEWSKLAGNFWAKRPMTKEMLDYASADVTALIPEVYETQNRYIRENGIFDLFEERVQEEIELEIDPNAKERRKERTAHIRM
- the LOC123535732 gene encoding piRNA biogenesis protein EXD1-like isoform X1, which codes for MMASSTPTLYTPSNKQECQAAVRKLSRETVISLDAEGVQLGKDGPLTLLQIGTLDGTVYLFDVMINEKKQDKKFFTETGLNAILTSTKIIKVIQSCSGDSAALYHQFGIRLENVFDTQVAHLVIQEHEGRKLPAREKLADICKMYSENAEVYEGKEDVKLEWSKLAGNFWAKRPMTKEMLDYASADVTALIPEVYETQNRYIRENGIFDLFEERVQEEIELEIDPNAKERRKERTAHIRM